The following proteins are co-located in the Manihot esculenta cultivar AM560-2 chromosome 9, M.esculenta_v8, whole genome shotgun sequence genome:
- the LOC110608317 gene encoding putative disease resistance protein RGA1: protein MALESLASIFADKVLEKLASHTYQEISIAWGVHEELRKLEDVLTTIKAVLLDAEEKQVEKRELRVWLAKLKNALYDAEDLLDEFECEQQRKQVLKLYGTTAKKVGRFLSPSNPLVFRFKMGHRMKEIRERSDEIASHKAKFHLERKEAMRVIPIERTMTHSFVEASNVIGRDEDKENIIRLLQKPNDSGKTDVIAIVGIGGLGKTELAKLVYNDERVQNNFELKMWVCVSEDFNVKLLTEKIIRCIIEDRENTSNLDMEQLQRNMRETIGDKKYLLILDDVWNDDPMRWNLLNELLCTGANGSKILVTTRSNKVASVMGSVSEYELKGLPHDECMALFTKCAFKAGEEKCYPNLVKVGEEIVRKCKGVPLAVTTIASLLFTQREGRYWKSIRDNGLWQMEQKENDILPALRLSYDHLPAYLKRCFAYCCFYPKDYQYKHLRLIQFWMVHGLVESTNENEELEDIGLRYFQELRSRSFFQDFEEYDIFIRCKMHDLVHDLALSLTQNEFSTITSSTKHISKGVRHLLFLSIPQNLPTLLQGLDHVRTAIFNTEEMSQSALDLCLLRFQYLRMLDMSQVRLKVSLEKIGSLKHLRFLFSHEVSGIKKIPNSFCKLQNLQFLWLGEQFTWLRENIEELPSEIRYLINLRFLIFSTKQKCLAKNGLGCLTSLRFLWIQRSRYLEYLCEDMQGLKHLRTLIITSCKILISLPQSIKYLTALETLHIENCTNLNLTWEVDDQDLAQFSLQQLTLGRLPKLVELPEWLLRGSTNTLQLLKLGRCEKLKKLPAYLHNMISLQQLVIYYCDELSSRCEREVGEDWYKIAHIPKIILGGSEIGSTED from the exons ATGGCTTTAGAatcacttgcttccatttttgCTGACAAAGTCCTTGAAAAGCTTGCTTCTCACACCTACCAAGAAATTTCAATTGCGTGGGGTGTCCATGAGGAACTCAGAAAGCTTGAGGATGTCTTGACTACTATCAAAGCTGTACTTTTGGATGCTGAGGAAAAACAAGTGGAGAAACGCGAGCTGCGAGTGTGGTTGGCTAAGCTTAAAAATGCTCTTTATGATGCTGAAGATCTCCTCGATGAATTTGAATGTGAGCAGCAAAGAAAACAAGTCCTTAAATTGTATGGAACCACTGCCAAAAAG GTGGGTCGCTTTCTTTCACCCTCTAATCCCCTTGTATTCCGTTTTAAAATGGGTCATCGGATGAAAGAAATAAGGGAGAGATCAGATGAAATTGCATCTCATAAGGCCAAGTTTCATCTAGAAAGAAAAGAAGCAATGCGTGTGATACCCATAGAAAGAACAATGACTCACTCCTTTGTAGAGGCTTCTAATGTTATTGgaagagatgaggataaagAAAATATCATTAGACTTTTACAGAAGCCTAATGATAGTGGCAAAACTGATGTTATTGCCATTGTTGGAATTGGTGGTTTAGGGAAGACCGAACTCGCCAAATTAGTTTATAATGATGAACGAGTGCAAAACAACTTTGAACTTAAGATGTGGGTTTGTGTATCAGAGGATTTTAATGTAAAACTTTTGACTGAGAAAATTATTAGATGCATCATCGAAGATAGAGAGAACACAAGCAATTTGGATATGGAGCAATTACAAAGAAACATGCGAGAAACAATTGGTGATAAGAAGTATTTACTCATCTTAGATGACGTATGGAATGATGATCCTATGAGATGGAATTTGTTGAATGAGCTTTTGTGTACGGGTGCTAATGGGAGCAAAATCTTGGTGACAACTCGTAGCAATAAAGTAGCATCAGTTATGGGCAGTGTTTCAGAATATGAGTTAAAGGGTCTTCCTCATGATGAGTGTATGGCTTTGTTTACCAAATGTGCATTTAAAGCAGGTGAAGAGAAATGCTATCCAAACTTGGTGAAAGTTGGGGAAGAAATTGTAAGAAAATGCAAAGGGGTTCCATTAGCAGTGACGACAATAGCATCACTTCTTTTTACGCAAAGAGAGGGAAGATAttggaaatcaataagagataATGGGTTATGGCAAATGGAGCAGAAGGAAAATGATATTTTACCTGCTTTAAGATTAAGTTATGATCATTTACCTGCTTATTTGAAAAGGTGCTTTGCTTATTGTTGTTTTTATCCAAAGGATTATCAATACAAGCATTTGAGATTAATTCAATTTTGGATGGTACATGGACTTGTCGAATCAACGAATGAAAATGAAGAGCTAGAAGATATTGGGTTGCGCTATTTTCAGGAGTTGAGGTCTAGATCATTTTTTCAAGATTTTGAGGAATATGATATATTCATTAGGTGTAAAATGCATGATTTAGTGCATGATCTTGCATTATCATTGACACAAAATGAATTTTCAACAATAACCTCAAGCACCAAACACATCTCAAAGGGTGTTCGCCATTTGTTATTTCTTTCAATTCCCCAAAATCTTCCCACTCTCTTACAAGGCTTAGACCATGTGCGAACTGCTATTTTTAACACTGAAGAAATGAGCCAATCAGCCTTGGATTTATGTTTGTTAAGATTTCAATATCTGCGGATGTTGGACATGAGCCAAGTCCGATTAAAGGTATCGCTAGAAAAGATTGGTTCATTAAAGCATTTgaggtttttattttcacatgaaGTTTCTGGAATTAAAAAGATCCCCAATTCATTTTGCAAGTTACAGAATTTACAATTTTTATGGCTCGGGGAACAATTTACATGGCTTAGGGAAAATATTGAGGAGTTGCCCAGTGAAATAAGGTACTTGATTAACCTTAGATTTCTAATTTTTTCCACAAAGCAGAAGTGTTTGGCAAAGAATGGACTAGGGTGCTTGACATCTCTTAGATTTTTGTGGATTCAAAGAAGTCGATATTTAGAATACTTGTGTGAAGACATGCAAGGTCTCAAACATCTTCGAACATTGATTATTACTAGCTGTAAAATCTTAATCTCTTTGCCTCAAAGTATAAAATACCTTACTGCACTAGAGACTCTTCATATTGAAAATTGTACAAACCTTAATTTGACTTGGGAGGTAGATGATCAAGATTTGGCTCAATTCAGCCTTCAACAGCTGACACTTGGACGGTTACCAAAATTGGTAGAGTTACCAGAATGGCTTCTTCGAGGATCCACCAACACTCTGCAACTATTAAAACTAGGACGTTGTGAAAAGCTCAAGAAATTGCCTGCTTACTTACATAATATGATATCTCTTCAACAACTTGTGATTTACTATTGTGATGAACTAAGCAGTAGATGTGAACGTGAAGTTGGTGAAGATTGGTACAAAATTGCTCATATCCCAAAAATTATTCTTGGTGGTTCTGAGATCGGTTCAACAGAAGATTAG